From Brachyspira pilosicoli, a single genomic window includes:
- the dnaG gene encoding DNA primase, giving the protein MDTLFTEKLNQLLSNVSLIDILRDRYKVISRGGNQYTVQCPFHKDGQEANPSMSVDDSKGIYKCFTCGAKGNIFTYLKEKEAMDFKEAVKYLGNRFSIDTSNFFSQKNKHKDQIFVESKRINKIACNFFGKNLLLKNNNGEYFYKEAIDYLKKRKIPFSIIKEFKIGYAPPSWNALIRALNENNITTNNINALGLASISKNNPNHFYDTFINRIMFPIINEKEEIIGFGGRSIDGKEPKYLNSKESLIFKKKSTLYGINVAKTHIMKKDEVILVEGYMDTIACHKMNIKNVVGSLGTAITEEHAKEIKKYTNNVVLALDNDEAGQKATKMAILTLLKFDLKLTILLIETTKDLDEFFTINNANGFDILYNKKLAWYDFLLKTSANKDIALLSIEEKLYIVKLFYKYLDVLKSETEKQMIISHVSSELSIDRDAFNRDYLKTLTNKAQNTKTVSALQKNVKDNKFYYENSLIYLLALNPSLIKEAEKEIGVDLIKKDITREFYIRLLTLNKDATAEDALNVLGNEHIANQIRSKEKLYSDNIQEKLDELIVKIKSGDIDYRREEVLKTTTLHSNEGFEAICNKAREIHLLNKQKEKLYQGSDYDD; this is encoded by the coding sequence GTGGATACTTTATTTACAGAAAAACTAAATCAGCTTTTATCCAATGTCTCTTTAATAGATATATTGAGAGATAGATATAAAGTTATATCAAGAGGCGGCAATCAGTATACCGTTCAATGCCCCTTTCATAAAGATGGTCAAGAGGCAAATCCTTCTATGTCTGTTGACGATTCTAAAGGTATATATAAATGTTTTACATGCGGTGCTAAAGGAAATATATTTACATACCTAAAAGAAAAAGAGGCTATGGATTTTAAAGAAGCTGTAAAATATCTTGGAAATAGATTTTCTATTGATACCAGCAATTTTTTCTCTCAAAAAAATAAACATAAAGACCAAATATTTGTAGAAAGCAAAAGAATAAATAAAATAGCTTGCAACTTCTTTGGTAAAAATCTTTTATTAAAAAATAATAATGGGGAATATTTTTATAAAGAGGCTATAGATTATCTAAAAAAAAGAAAAATACCATTCTCTATTATAAAGGAATTCAAAATAGGATATGCTCCTCCAAGCTGGAATGCTCTAATTAGAGCTTTAAATGAAAATAATATTACTACAAACAATATAAATGCATTAGGTTTAGCAAGCATAAGTAAAAATAATCCGAACCATTTTTATGACACATTTATAAATAGAATAATGTTTCCGATAATCAATGAAAAAGAGGAGATTATAGGCTTTGGCGGAAGAAGCATTGATGGAAAAGAGCCGAAATATTTAAACTCAAAAGAAAGTTTAATATTTAAGAAAAAATCTACTTTATATGGTATAAATGTAGCCAAAACACATATAATGAAAAAAGATGAAGTTATATTGGTAGAAGGCTATATGGACACTATTGCTTGCCACAAAATGAATATAAAAAATGTTGTTGGAAGCTTAGGTACTGCCATTACAGAAGAACATGCAAAAGAAATAAAAAAATATACCAACAATGTAGTTTTAGCTTTGGATAATGATGAAGCTGGGCAAAAAGCCACTAAAATGGCTATATTAACACTATTGAAGTTTGATTTAAAATTGACTATACTATTGATAGAAACAACTAAAGATTTAGATGAGTTTTTTACTATAAATAATGCTAATGGTTTTGATATACTATATAATAAAAAACTTGCTTGGTATGATTTTTTATTAAAAACATCAGCTAATAAAGATATAGCATTACTTAGTATAGAAGAAAAACTCTATATAGTAAAGTTGTTTTATAAGTATTTAGATGTTTTGAAAAGTGAGACAGAAAAACAAATGATAATTTCTCATGTTTCATCAGAACTTTCTATTGATAGAGATGCTTTCAATAGAGATTATTTAAAGACTTTAACTAATAAAGCTCAAAACACAAAAACTGTTTCTGCTTTACAAAAAAATGTAAAAGATAATAAATTTTACTATGAAAATAGTTTAATATATTTACTTGCTTTGAATCCATCTTTAATAAAAGAGGCAGAGAAAGAGATAGGTGTAGATCTTATTAAAAAAGATATCACAAGGGAATTTTATATAAGGCTCTTAACTCTTAATAAAGATGCAACAGCTGAAGATGCTCTAAACGTATTAGGAAACGAGCATATAGCTAATCAGATAAGAAGCAAGGAAAAACTGTATAGTGATAATATACAAGAAAAATTAGATGAGCTTATTGTAAAGATAAAAAGCGGGGATATAGACTATAGGAGAGAGGAAGTATTAAAAACTACAACGCTCCACAGTAATGAAGGATTTGAAGCTATATGTAATAAAGCCCGTGAAATACATTTACTAAATAAGCAAAAGGAAAAACTATATCAAGGAAGTGATTATGATGATTGA
- a CDS encoding bifunctional 4-hydroxy-2-oxoglutarate aldolase/2-dehydro-3-deoxy-phosphogluconate aldolase, with protein sequence MLEKYIQNKIVPVVVVENEEEIRNIAELCLEFLPSIELTLRTEYSYKALEILAKDYPTLPRAAATVLNTEQVDKILDLGTNIIISPGFQPIMLEYAKKKNYYYIPGAATPAEVEQCLAYGYKYIKFFHAGLYGGIDWIKNISPVYQHAGVKFMPLGGVNIDNVKEYLQNKNVFACGGSWLCPVNLIKEKNWKEIRNRFEEASKLIKDIAN encoded by the coding sequence ATGTTAGAAAAATACATACAAAATAAAATTGTACCTGTAGTAGTTGTAGAAAATGAAGAGGAGATAAGAAATATAGCTGAGCTTTGCTTAGAGTTTTTGCCTTCTATAGAATTAACACTTAGAACAGAATATAGTTACAAGGCTTTAGAGATATTAGCCAAAGACTATCCTACTCTTCCAAGAGCTGCTGCCACAGTTTTAAATACAGAACAAGTTGATAAAATACTTGATTTAGGTACAAATATAATAATTAGCCCAGGTTTTCAGCCTATAATGCTCGAATATGCTAAAAAGAAAAACTATTATTATATACCAGGTGCTGCAACTCCAGCCGAGGTTGAGCAATGCTTAGCTTACGGATATAAATATATAAAATTTTTCCATGCTGGTCTTTATGGAGGTATTGATTGGATAAAAAATATATCTCCTGTTTATCAGCATGCAGGAGTAAAATTCATGCCTTTAGGAGGAGTAAATATTGATAATGTAAAAGAATATCTTCAAAATAAAAATGTATTTGCATGCGGCGGCTCTTGGTTATGCCCTGTAAATTTGATTAAAGAAAAAAATTGGAAAGAAATTAGAAACAGATTTGAAGAGGCTTCCAAACTAATAAAAGATATAGCAAACTAA
- the uxaC gene encoding glucuronate isomerase: protein MKTFMDKDFLLYNETAKMLFHNYANKCSIFDYHCHLNTKEIAENKKFNNITEIWLYGDHYKWRMMRANGIDEKFITGDANDYDKFIAWVKTVPNLIGNPLYHWSHLELQRYFDIYEIINEENANIIWEKANEKLDNMTIKDILKKFRVHTIGTTDDPIDNLEYHKLINEGKAQIGKIDTKIIPSFRADKAINIDMPDFSGYIKKLEEASKVNIKDIKSLIEALYKRIDYFKSLGCVSSDCSLSIVPFNSDSEKSVDNILKKAMNKELLSNEDIEKYKTYILMKLIKKYRESNLVMQLHISAIRNNNEVMFKKLGADTGYDSIGDSNIIEKLSSLLTAANNEGGLPKMIFYSLNNKDYYPISTLMGSFQDGNIKGKMQLGSAWWFCDNKEGIEEQIKILANTASLGLFVGMLTDSRSFLSYSRHEYFRRILCNIIGEWVEKGEIPNDIKYLGNVIENICFNNANIYFNS, encoded by the coding sequence ATGAAAACTTTTATGGATAAAGATTTTTTATTATATAATGAAACAGCAAAAATGCTTTTTCATAATTATGCTAATAAATGTTCTATATTTGACTATCATTGTCATTTAAACACAAAAGAAATTGCTGAAAATAAAAAATTTAATAATATAACTGAAATCTGGCTTTATGGAGATCATTATAAATGGAGAATGATGAGGGCTAATGGAATAGATGAAAAATTTATAACAGGAGATGCAAATGATTATGATAAATTTATTGCTTGGGTAAAAACCGTGCCTAATTTAATAGGCAACCCTTTATATCATTGGAGTCACTTGGAGCTTCAAAGGTATTTTGATATTTACGAAATTATTAATGAAGAAAATGCTAATATAATATGGGAAAAAGCTAATGAAAAGTTAGATAATATGACTATTAAAGATATTCTTAAAAAATTTAGGGTTCATACAATAGGTACTACTGACGACCCAATAGATAATTTAGAATATCATAAATTAATAAACGAAGGTAAAGCTCAAATAGGAAAAATTGACACAAAAATAATACCATCTTTTAGAGCTGATAAAGCTATAAATATTGATATGCCTGATTTTAGTGGTTATATAAAAAAGTTGGAAGAAGCAAGTAAAGTAAATATAAAAGATATAAAATCATTAATTGAAGCATTATATAAAAGAATAGATTATTTTAAGAGTTTAGGTTGTGTATCAAGCGACTGTTCATTATCTATAGTCCCGTTTAATTCAGATAGTGAAAAAAGCGTAGATAATATTTTAAAAAAAGCAATGAATAAAGAATTATTATCCAATGAAGATATAGAAAAATATAAAACGTATATTCTTATGAAATTAATAAAAAAATACAGAGAATCAAATTTAGTTATGCAATTACATATATCTGCCATTAGAAACAATAATGAAGTGATGTTCAAAAAATTAGGCGCTGATACGGGCTATGATTCTATAGGAGATTCTAATATTATAGAAAAATTATCATCACTATTAACAGCTGCTAATAATGAAGGCGGACTTCCAAAAATGATTTTTTATAGTCTTAACAATAAAGACTACTACCCTATTTCAACTCTTATGGGCTCTTTTCAAGATGGAAATATAAAAGGAAAAATGCAGCTTGGTTCTGCTTGGTGGTTTTGCGATAATAAAGAAGGAATTGAAGAACAAATAAAAATTCTTGCGAATACTGCTTCATTAGGTTTATTTGTTGGAATGCTTACCGATTCGAGAAGTTTTTTATCATATTCGAGACATGAATATTTTAGAAGAATACTATGCAATATAATAGGAGAATGGGTTGAAAAAGGAGAAATTCCTAATGATATTAAATATTTAGGAAATGTAATAGAAAATATATGCTTCAATAATGCCAATATTTACTTTAACAGCTAA
- the flgG gene encoding flagellar basal-body rod protein FlgG has product MLRSLWTAASGMNGMQFKTDTIANNLANVNTIGYKKVRADFEDLIYQNLKIQGTPATEDTVTPVGLQTGLGVKSAATQKMFDQGSLQATGNKLDLALEGEGFFQVLMPDGSVSYTRDGSFKVDANGQLVTSNGYKLVPEIIFPENFLVEKISISREGVVSVTIGDENEPVELGNITLHRFINQAGLLSIGDNLYKETVASGPAFEGEAGSKGFPRIHQGFVEMSNVKVVDEMVDMIVAQRAYEMNSKAVQTSDNLLATVVNLKR; this is encoded by the coding sequence ATGTTACGTTCTTTATGGACTGCTGCAAGCGGTATGAATGGTATGCAATTTAAAACAGATACAATAGCAAACAACCTTGCTAATGTTAACACCATTGGATATAAAAAAGTAAGAGCAGATTTTGAAGATTTAATATATCAAAACTTAAAAATACAGGGCACTCCTGCAACAGAAGATACCGTAACACCTGTTGGACTTCAAACTGGTTTGGGGGTAAAAAGTGCTGCTACACAAAAAATGTTTGACCAAGGTTCATTGCAGGCTACTGGAAATAAATTAGATTTAGCATTAGAGGGAGAGGGATTCTTCCAAGTGTTGATGCCTGATGGAAGCGTATCATACACAAGAGATGGTTCTTTTAAAGTTGATGCTAATGGTCAGCTTGTTACTTCTAACGGATACAAATTAGTACCTGAAATTATTTTTCCAGAAAACTTCCTTGTAGAAAAAATTAGTATATCAAGAGAGGGAGTTGTTTCTGTTACAATAGGAGATGAAAATGAACCTGTTGAGTTAGGAAACATCACATTGCATAGATTTATAAATCAGGCTGGACTGCTCTCTATAGGTGATAATTTATATAAAGAAACTGTAGCAAGCGGACCTGCATTTGAAGGCGAGGCTGGTTCTAAAGGTTTCCCTAGAATACATCAAGGCTTTGTTGAAATGTCTAATGTTAAAGTAGTAGATGAAATGGTAGATATGATAGTTGCACAGAGAGCTTATGAAATGAACTCTAAAGCTGTACAAACTAGCGATAATCTACTAGCTACTGTTGTAAATTTAAAAAGATAA
- a CDS encoding lytic transglycosylase domain-containing protein: MKRIVIIFSLILCAGNLETHSFNINNYSFVTNNWVNLIQDISNHYNQDFWFIKDVFDISQSYDIDPLLMIALIKIESDFIPTALSKKNAYGYCQITPIANKDVDPTLNRYNHRENIILGTRFIAKLLNRFNGDIIQSLRYYNAGSNYDETKLSYSEDIKEEYDMLTSLYAAKKDTYGDIYRKESF; this comes from the coding sequence ATGAAAAGAATTGTAATCATTTTTAGTTTAATACTGTGTGCTGGTAATTTAGAGACACATAGTTTCAATATTAATAATTATTCTTTTGTAACAAATAATTGGGTTAATTTAATACAAGACATTTCTAATCACTATAATCAAGATTTTTGGTTTATTAAAGATGTTTTCGATATATCTCAAAGCTATGATATAGATCCATTACTTATGATAGCATTAATAAAAATAGAAAGTGATTTTATACCGACTGCTTTGTCTAAGAAAAATGCTTACGGATACTGCCAAATTACTCCTATAGCAAATAAAGATGTTGATCCTACTCTTAATAGATATAATCATAGAGAAAACATCATACTTGGCACTAGGTTTATAGCTAAACTTTTAAATAGATTTAATGGCGATATAATACAGAGTCTTAGATATTATAATGCTGGAAGTAATTATGATGAAACAAAGCTTTCTTATTCTGAAGATATTAAAGAAGAATATGATATGCTTACATCGCTTTATGCAGCTAAAAAAGATACTTACGGTGATATATATAGAAAAGAGAGCTTTTAA
- a CDS encoding tetratricopeptide repeat protein: MQNSMDNILNHISYNIKNEDYEGTLEALDNILKKVPKNYRANLYKGQLCVEIKKFDDAIKYFEEAKRVDINTFKSYNLLGISYHAIGNYDKAIECFYETLKILPKSYTAYNLLGISYYKKNEHDKAIECFNKAIEINPKYDKAYNNLALYHYRSKNYEAAINFFENSKSMDEMTFKAYDMLGMCYYNIDNYDKAIECLNRYLQSNSRSYKISNTLGAIYSYLKDYDKAIEYFNKAIEINPKYANAYNNLALIFFNKKNFDKAALYFDKARKFDLDSFTDYYKLAISYYSKKYYYEAIEYFNKVIERNANSYKAYNFIGLCYSSNEEYDKSIEYFKKAIEINDMYYKAYNNLANAYLNLKDYDEAIKYFKSSIDINDNDEAYYGIAICYYNKDEKETAAYYLNKNIDNINENYIDMLFNIYIDLEDYDKAIVCVRKNNKYYDKLINILYNKKEYSKIITLFEENNNIVNENNEIIANSYFYTKNYDKAIEYYKKLLETNKDNFIYYNNIAILFFLKNDYSSIVETYLKYLENNGLASYSIFLLSYSLLANKKISYNDFLKLTDKCLEKSLIYTNYTKTIYQTFKYDTNTLKTIFENRIQFCDSHTILKDEFTENHLRALKPILEKVDIISFYKNIDDINNWNTDTICIEYELLDSNICIAHKNDNTNIYGKKAKFLSSNEDIEYGNLLSIFYKDRDKIISYKKELQLKVKAVYLSYSFDDSDINLMKCILKNENIKLYKMNNDNSYNEI, from the coding sequence ATGCAAAACTCTATGGACAATATTTTAAATCATATATCCTATAATATAAAAAATGAAGATTATGAAGGAACTTTGGAAGCTTTAGATAATATTCTAAAAAAAGTACCAAAGAATTATAGAGCTAATTTATACAAAGGCCAATTGTGTGTTGAGATAAAAAAATTTGATGATGCAATCAAATATTTTGAGGAAGCTAAAAGAGTAGATATTAATACATTCAAATCTTATAATTTGCTTGGTATAAGCTATCATGCAATAGGAAACTATGATAAAGCTATAGAATGCTTTTATGAAACATTAAAAATACTTCCAAAATCTTATACAGCATACAATTTGCTTGGTATAAGTTATTACAAAAAAAATGAACATGATAAAGCAATAGAATGTTTTAATAAAGCAATAGAGATTAATCCTAAGTATGATAAGGCTTATAACAATTTAGCATTATATCATTATAGAAGTAAAAATTATGAAGCAGCAATAAACTTTTTTGAAAACTCAAAAAGTATGGATGAGATGACTTTTAAAGCTTATGATATGCTTGGAATGTGCTATTATAATATTGACAATTATGATAAAGCGATAGAATGTTTAAATAGATATTTGCAAAGCAACAGCCGCTCTTATAAAATATCAAATACATTAGGAGCAATATATTCTTACCTAAAAGATTATGACAAAGCAATAGAGTATTTTAATAAAGCAATAGAAATTAACCCTAAATATGCTAATGCTTATAATAATCTTGCATTAATATTTTTTAATAAAAAAAACTTTGATAAAGCGGCATTATATTTTGATAAAGCAAGAAAGTTTGATTTGGATTCTTTTACAGATTATTATAAATTGGCAATTAGTTATTATTCAAAAAAATACTATTATGAAGCAATAGAATATTTTAATAAGGTGATAGAAAGAAATGCTAATTCATATAAGGCTTATAATTTTATTGGGCTTTGCTACTCATCAAACGAAGAATATGATAAGTCTATAGAATATTTTAAAAAGGCTATAGAAATAAATGATATGTATTACAAGGCCTATAATAATTTAGCTAATGCATATTTAAATTTAAAAGACTATGATGAAGCTATAAAATATTTTAAATCTTCTATAGATATTAATGATAATGATGAGGCCTATTATGGAATAGCTATTTGTTATTATAACAAAGATGAAAAAGAAACAGCAGCATATTATTTAAATAAAAATATTGATAACATAAATGAAAATTATATAGATATGCTTTTTAATATTTATATAGATTTGGAAGATTATGATAAGGCAATTGTATGTGTTAGAAAAAACAATAAATATTATGATAAGCTTATAAATATTTTGTATAATAAAAAAGAGTATTCAAAAATAATAACTTTATTTGAAGAAAACAATAATATAGTTAATGAAAATAATGAGATTATAGCTAATTCATACTTCTATACAAAAAATTATGATAAAGCTATAGAATACTATAAAAAACTGTTAGAAACAAATAAAGACAATTTTATTTATTATAATAATATTGCTATTTTATTTTTCTTAAAAAATGATTACTCTTCTATTGTTGAAACTTATTTAAAATATTTAGAGAATAATGGTTTAGCAAGCTACAGTATATTTTTGCTTTCATATAGTTTACTTGCAAACAAAAAAATTAGCTATAATGATTTTTTAAAACTAACAGATAAATGTTTAGAGAAAAGTTTGATATATACAAATTATACAAAAACTATATATCAAACTTTTAAATATGATACCAACACTTTAAAAACCATATTTGAAAACAGAATACAATTTTGTGATTCTCATACTATATTAAAAGATGAGTTCACAGAAAATCATTTAAGAGCATTAAAACCTATATTAGAAAAAGTGGATATAATTTCATTTTATAAAAATATAGATGATATTAATAATTGGAATACTGACACTATATGCATAGAATATGAACTATTAGATTCTAATATATGCATTGCTCATAAAAACGATAACACTAACATATACGGTAAAAAGGCTAAGTTTTTATCATCTAATGAAGACATAGAATACGGCAATTTGCTTTCTATTTTTTATAAAGATAGAGATAAAATAATATCATATAAAAAAGAATTACAATTAAAAGTAAAAGCGGTATATTTATCATATAGTTTTGATGATTCTGATATAAACCTTATGAAATGCATACTAAAAAATGAAAACATAAAACTATATAAAATGAATAATGATAATTCATATAATGAGATTTAA
- a CDS encoding ABC transporter substrate-binding protein yields the protein MKFLNKIFLSIFSLLTLFSCSNSSQEEIKEIDRGGALIDKIIYEVRTDMTIAIKDVADGRADLMASGIDGSTYLSLSESDLEKLDTYAVPSGSWSLLFNPVPNKAPYTVTTRDGKTHFNPLAIREVRFAMNFLIDRKKLVDEILRGAGEPSFTQATPGQPGTYRYNLIPSKMGMTANGNEEKAINDINKAMEKAANLPENRGKLKKENGWWKYNGEIVTIKFVIRVDDPTGRLPAGNAISDLIEKTGIKVEKLLYDRNKSTQVVYGSNPKDYEWNIITEAWGAGATRAWWDVTLRQMYVREGNYMPGGNVAEFWNYDNKEASRISDKNSNGWFLTADEYWNGNMRLQEIGLEDAVRIYLNSQTQFFVANKERFNRRMLYGVGDGVNDWSIRSADIKPNRNGEKVLRVLQHSAQGSLFISPWDPVGVGGFSDAYSAIMIGPCSDAGATFESPSTAKTEFILGEADTNSLEIGVIAGNNGIPVGTVKVPNNAKMYNPYTQKWEEGLTTKVENGEITYKKADNLTAYVKCDFKPKSFKWHHGIDSSLVDLMYGSVFIANIITKTNENDKYYDSAMAGRYTSAMDNAVGSVINEDGSFTLYGNYYWPMDMNRQIAIAAVGPKIGNPNRNTVIPFEINEAIMKIVLEGSKSGNVYTISQDQSLTAIDVKNPICVADIKEKLIEMRDSEYIPAGIEDFITKEEAVKRYQAAIDFIDKYGHAYISNGPFFISRIDSKANYIELTAFKDYAYTAEYWIEKLSTKMSRIEDIEMPAIVNRNSDMNIDIYVSSYNYPNNALEMPDPNTKVKVLLQLQNGGEREYNAILQDDVFKLTITKEELVTLPKGNYIVVIESYIADETPYIETRNFILQ from the coding sequence CAGACGGACGTGCAGATTTAATGGCTAGCGGAATAGACGGAAGCACATATTTATCATTAAGTGAAAGTGATTTGGAGAAACTTGATACTTATGCTGTACCTTCTGGTTCTTGGTCTTTGCTTTTTAATCCTGTGCCAAATAAAGCCCCTTATACAGTTACTACAAGAGACGGTAAAACTCACTTTAATCCTCTTGCTATAAGAGAAGTAAGATTTGCAATGAATTTTTTGATAGACAGAAAAAAACTTGTTGATGAAATTTTAAGAGGGGCAGGTGAGCCTTCATTTACTCAAGCAACACCCGGTCAGCCCGGTACTTATAGATATAATCTCATTCCTTCAAAAATGGGTATGACAGCAAACGGAAATGAAGAGAAAGCAATTAATGATATAAATAAAGCTATGGAAAAAGCTGCTAATCTTCCAGAAAACAGAGGAAAGCTAAAAAAAGAAAATGGCTGGTGGAAATATAATGGTGAAATAGTAACTATTAAATTTGTTATAAGGGTTGATGACCCCACAGGAAGACTTCCTGCAGGCAATGCAATATCAGACTTAATAGAAAAGACAGGCATAAAAGTAGAAAAACTATTATACGACAGAAACAAATCCACCCAAGTTGTGTATGGTTCAAACCCAAAAGATTATGAATGGAATATTATAACAGAAGCTTGGGGAGCAGGGGCAACAAGAGCTTGGTGGGATGTTACGCTTAGGCAAATGTATGTAAGAGAAGGCAACTATATGCCTGGCGGAAACGTTGCTGAGTTTTGGAATTATGATAATAAAGAAGCTTCAAGAATAAGCGATAAAAATTCAAACGGCTGGTTTTTAACTGCTGATGAATATTGGAATGGTAATATGCGTTTGCAAGAGATTGGGCTTGAAGATGCTGTACGGATATATTTAAACTCTCAAACGCAGTTTTTTGTAGCAAATAAAGAAAGATTTAACAGAAGAATGCTTTATGGCGTTGGCGATGGTGTTAATGATTGGTCTATAAGAAGTGCCGACATAAAACCAAATAGAAACGGTGAAAAAGTGCTTAGGGTTCTTCAGCATTCTGCACAAGGTTCATTATTTATAAGCCCTTGGGACCCTGTGGGAGTGGGAGGATTTTCTGATGCATATTCTGCTATAATGATAGGTCCTTGTTCTGATGCTGGTGCTACATTTGAATCGCCTTCCACTGCAAAGACAGAGTTTATACTCGGTGAAGCTGATACTAACAGTTTAGAGATAGGTGTTATAGCAGGTAATAATGGCATACCAGTAGGCACTGTAAAAGTTCCTAATAATGCTAAGATGTATAACCCTTATACTCAAAAATGGGAAGAGGGTTTAACTACAAAAGTTGAAAATGGTGAGATAACTTATAAAAAGGCTGATAATCTTACTGCTTATGTAAAATGTGATTTTAAACCAAAAAGCTTTAAATGGCATCATGGCATAGATTCATCTTTAGTTGATTTGATGTATGGAAGTGTGTTTATTGCAAACATAATAACAAAGACAAATGAAAATGATAAGTATTATGATTCTGCTATGGCTGGAAGATATACTTCTGCTATGGATAATGCAGTTGGAAGTGTAATAAATGAAGATGGAAGTTTTACACTCTATGGCAACTATTATTGGCCAATGGATATGAATAGACAAATTGCTATTGCTGCAGTTGGTCCTAAAATAGGCAACCCTAATAGAAACACAGTCATTCCTTTTGAGATAAATGAAGCTATAATGAAAATTGTTCTTGAGGGCTCTAAATCTGGTAATGTTTATACTATTTCACAAGACCAATCATTGACAGCTATAGATGTAAAAAATCCTATATGTGTGGCTGACATAAAAGAAAAATTAATTGAGATGAGAGATAGTGAATATATACCTGCAGGAATAGAAGATTTTATTACAAAAGAAGAGGCTGTTAAAAGATATCAGGCTGCTATTGACTTTATAGATAAATATGGACACGCTTATATATCAAACGGACCTTTCTTTATATCAAGAATAGATTCAAAGGCTAATTATATAGAATTAACTGCTTTTAAAGATTATGCTTACACTGCTGAATATTGGATAGAAAAACTATCAACAAAAATGAGTAGAATAGAAGATATTGAAATGCCTGCAATAGTTAATAGAAACAGCGACATGAATATAGATATTTATGTTTCATCATATAATTATCCTAATAATGCTTTAGAAATGCCAGACCCTAATACAAAAGTAAAAGTGCTTCTTCAATTACAAAATGGAGGCGAAAGAGAGTATAATGCGATTTTACAAGATGATGTGTTTAAGCTCACTATAACAAAAGAGGAATTGGTAACTCTTCCAAAAGGAAATTATATTGTTGTAATAGAATCCTATATTGCAGATGAAACGCCTTATATAGAAACAAGAAACTTTATATTACAATAA